The Bacillus carboniphilus genome contains a region encoding:
- a CDS encoding phosphotransferase family protein has translation MEHLFDQNWEIVPAGGATGEAFFAHSKEQKLFLKRNSSPFLAVLSAEKIVPKLVWTKRLENGDVITAQQWLQGNILRAADMNNERVAKLLRKIHQSSPLLTMLKRLGKAPLLPEKMLMDLTQNLDRDLQQSPVVQESLAYLKAEIKQISCPEFVVCHCDVNHHNWLLSEEDELFLIDWDGALIGDPAIDIGSLLYWYIPEAQWEDWLSKYGIPLTDHLRKRMKWYVIAQTLMSIQWLKDKQVQEEADYWLRYLNAVL, from the coding sequence TTGGAACACTTATTTGATCAAAATTGGGAAATAGTGCCCGCCGGGGGTGCGACCGGTGAGGCATTTTTTGCTCATTCTAAAGAACAAAAGCTTTTTCTTAAAAGAAATTCTTCTCCATTTTTAGCCGTACTTTCTGCTGAGAAAATTGTGCCAAAATTAGTTTGGACAAAACGGCTTGAAAATGGGGATGTCATAACAGCCCAACAATGGCTGCAAGGGAATATATTAAGAGCTGCTGATATGAATAATGAAAGAGTCGCAAAGCTTTTAAGGAAGATCCATCAGTCTAGTCCATTGCTTACTATGCTAAAAAGACTAGGAAAAGCCCCATTACTCCCTGAAAAAATGCTTATGGATCTAACCCAGAACCTGGATAGGGACCTGCAACAATCCCCAGTAGTCCAAGAGTCCTTAGCGTATTTAAAGGCTGAGATTAAACAAATCTCCTGTCCTGAATTCGTTGTATGCCATTGTGATGTGAACCATCATAACTGGTTATTATCTGAAGAGGACGAGCTTTTTTTGATTGATTGGGATGGCGCCCTAATTGGTGACCCCGCAATTGACATAGGGTCTCTTCTATACTGGTACATTCCTGAAGCACAATGGGAGGATTGGCTTTCAAAGTACGGAATCCCTTTGACAGACCACTTAAGAAAGAGAATGAAGTGGTATGTTATTGCTCAGACTCTGATGTCCATCCAGTGGTTAAAAGATAAACAAGTACAAGAAGAGGCTGACTATTGGCTTCGCTACCTAAATGCTGTACTTTAA
- a CDS encoding YtzH-like family protein codes for MPLNKHDQLNLLKDILTNQTQDCCGSVSECEQLERLVKSLMANNQLDGNALSLLEEIYDYSQGGIQSSNLDSHITTYQPQLTQWVQDVNELY; via the coding sequence ATGCCACTAAATAAACATGACCAGCTTAATTTACTAAAAGATATATTAACAAATCAAACACAGGATTGCTGTGGTTCAGTTTCAGAATGTGAACAGTTAGAACGCTTAGTTAAATCGTTAATGGCCAATAATCAATTAGATGGTAATGCTCTCTCTCTCTTAGAAGAAATTTATGATTATAGTCAGGGAGGTATCCAATCCTCCAATTTAGATAGTCATATTACCACCTATCAACCACAGTTAACACAGTGGGTTCAAGACGTAAATGAATTATATTAA
- the trmB gene encoding tRNA (guanosine(46)-N7)-methyltransferase TrmB: MRMRNKPWAKEKMNEYPQYVIQNPEEQKGKWKTYFPQEGPLFIEIGTGKGRFITEMAKAHPDTNFIGVELSDNVLVSALDRLIEAELPNVKLLNANAKNLGLYFEPGEINRVYLNFSDPWPKTRHEKRRLTFKEFLAVYESVLVPEGEIHFKTDNQGLFEYSLVSFSHYGMKLNYVSLDLHNSDFEGNIMTEYEEKFSNKGNRIYRCEVQFPKR; this comes from the coding sequence ATGAGAATGAGAAATAAGCCATGGGCTAAAGAAAAAATGAATGAATATCCGCAATATGTAATCCAAAACCCTGAGGAACAAAAAGGTAAATGGAAAACTTACTTTCCACAAGAGGGTCCTTTATTTATAGAGATTGGAACGGGTAAAGGCCGTTTTATAACAGAAATGGCAAAAGCTCATCCAGATACGAATTTTATTGGTGTTGAGCTATCTGATAATGTGCTTGTATCTGCATTAGATCGCTTAATAGAGGCTGAGCTACCAAATGTAAAATTACTAAATGCTAATGCAAAAAATCTCGGCTTATATTTTGAACCAGGAGAAATTAACCGTGTATACCTAAACTTTTCAGATCCTTGGCCAAAAACAAGACATGAAAAACGCCGATTAACGTTTAAGGAATTTTTAGCCGTCTATGAATCTGTGCTTGTTCCTGAAGGGGAGATTCATTTTAAAACGGACAACCAAGGGTTGTTTGAGTACTCACTAGTCAGCTTTTCACACTACGGAATGAAACTAAACTATGTGAGCCTAGACCTTCATAATAGTGATTTTGAAGGAAACATTATGACGGAATATGAGGAAAAGTTTTCAAACAAAGGAAATCGAATTTATCGTTGTGAGGTTCAGTTTCCAAAAAGATAA
- a CDS encoding YtnP family quorum-quenching lactonase, with amino-acid sequence MERLTFGSYQLTWLNGGVTHMDGGAMFGVVPRPLWSRKYEANENNQIELRTDPILVQNGDKNILIEAGIGNGRLNEKQRRNFGVTEESSIDQSLEALGLTKEDIDMVVMTHMHFDHCLGLTDIKDGQFISAFPNATIYTSKVEWDEMRNPNIRSRNTYWKENWETIQNQVVTFEGEIEVAPGFKMVHTGGHSDGHSILLIEQNDELMIHMADLMPTHAHENVLWVLAYDDYPMTSISQKQKYLPLGKEKQAWFIFYHDAEYRAIRYNESGEIVDCVKRERTK; translated from the coding sequence GTGGAAAGATTAACTTTTGGTTCTTATCAGTTAACATGGTTGAACGGTGGCGTGACCCACATGGATGGTGGGGCTATGTTTGGTGTAGTTCCTAGACCACTATGGTCCCGTAAATATGAAGCGAATGAAAATAATCAAATAGAACTTAGAACGGATCCAATCCTTGTTCAAAACGGTGATAAAAATATACTAATTGAAGCGGGCATAGGGAATGGTCGTCTCAATGAAAAGCAAAGACGAAATTTTGGCGTAACAGAGGAATCGTCCATAGATCAATCATTAGAAGCACTTGGATTGACAAAGGAAGACATTGATATGGTTGTCATGACACACATGCATTTTGATCATTGTCTTGGATTAACAGATATAAAGGATGGCCAATTTATATCAGCTTTTCCAAATGCGACGATTTATACATCGAAAGTTGAATGGGATGAAATGCGAAACCCTAATATCCGTTCAAGGAATACATACTGGAAAGAAAACTGGGAAACGATTCAAAATCAAGTGGTAACGTTTGAAGGTGAAATAGAGGTAGCACCTGGCTTTAAGATGGTTCACACCGGTGGTCATAGTGATGGTCACTCTATTCTTCTAATAGAACAGAACGACGAATTGATGATTCATATGGCTGACCTTATGCCAACTCATGCACATGAAAATGTTTTATGGGTACTAGCTTATGATGACTATCCAATGACATCCATTAGCCAAAAACAAAAGTATTTGCCACTTGGTAAAGAAAAGCAGGCATGGTTCATTTTTTACCACGATGCAGAATATAGAGCTATTCGTTACAACGAAAGCGGAGAAATTGTGGATTGTGTAAAAAGAGAAAGAACAAAATAA
- a CDS encoding PepSY domain-containing protein codes for MNTRSFFFGLATGIAAAVFIQKSVSTPMYKQPESVLHKVKTLFKKEGPISGSWIEMKTQDYAKGPVVYTVYKGGITRLDDNDTQQWEFIADAKTGVILDLYLI; via the coding sequence ATGAATACAAGATCATTCTTTTTTGGGCTAGCAACGGGAATCGCTGCAGCAGTCTTTATTCAAAAATCTGTATCCACTCCTATGTACAAACAACCTGAATCTGTTTTACATAAAGTTAAAACACTGTTTAAGAAAGAAGGACCCATTAGTGGTTCTTGGATAGAAATGAAAACTCAAGACTATGCAAAAGGACCAGTTGTGTACACTGTATATAAAGGAGGCATCACTCGTTTAGATGACAATGACACTCAGCAATGGGAGTTTATTGCAGATGCTAAAACGGGTGTTATTCTAGACCTTTACCTAATCTAA
- a CDS encoding M42 family metallopeptidase, which translates to MNQETLDLFKTLTELPGAPGNEHAVRAFMREQLSQYADDVVQDGLGGIFGVKKGTETGPTVMVAGHMDEVGFMVTNITNNGMIRFQTLGGWWSQVLLAQRVQIITDNGPVYGVIGSIPPHLLSEDQRKKPMDIKNMMIDIGADSKEDALQIGIKPGQQIVPVCEFTPLANPKKIMAKAWDNRYGCGLSIELLKELKGETLPNVLYSGATVQEEVGLRGAQAAANMIKPDIFFALDASPANDMSGDKNEFGQLGKGALLRIYDRSMVTHRGMREFVLDTAESNSIPYQYFISQGGTDAGRVHTSNEGVPSAVVGICSRYIHTHAAIVHVDDYAAAKALIVNLVKSCDQTTVDSIRNQS; encoded by the coding sequence ATGAATCAGGAAACGTTAGACCTGTTTAAAACATTAACCGAATTACCAGGTGCACCAGGTAATGAACATGCTGTTCGTGCCTTTATGAGAGAACAATTAAGTCAATACGCAGACGATGTAGTACAAGATGGTCTAGGTGGAATTTTTGGGGTTAAAAAAGGAACAGAAACTGGACCAACTGTCATGGTCGCTGGACATATGGATGAAGTTGGATTTATGGTAACAAATATTACCAATAATGGGATGATTCGCTTTCAAACGCTAGGTGGATGGTGGAGTCAGGTTTTATTGGCTCAACGAGTTCAAATTATTACAGACAATGGTCCTGTGTATGGTGTAATTGGATCCATTCCACCACATCTTCTTAGTGAAGATCAAAGAAAAAAACCAATGGATATTAAAAATATGATGATCGATATTGGCGCAGATTCTAAAGAGGATGCTTTACAAATTGGAATTAAGCCGGGGCAACAAATTGTACCAGTTTGTGAGTTTACTCCACTCGCAAATCCAAAGAAAATCATGGCGAAGGCTTGGGATAACCGTTATGGATGTGGCCTTTCCATTGAACTTTTAAAAGAGCTAAAAGGTGAAACTCTACCAAATGTTCTTTACTCTGGTGCTACAGTCCAAGAAGAAGTAGGGCTTAGAGGAGCTCAGGCAGCTGCTAATATGATTAAGCCAGATATTTTCTTTGCTTTAGATGCAAGTCCAGCAAATGATATGTCAGGTGATAAAAATGAGTTTGGTCAATTAGGGAAAGGGGCTCTATTACGAATTTATGATCGTTCTATGGTTACACATAGAGGAATGAGAGAATTTGTTTTAGATACAGCTGAAAGTAACTCAATCCCTTACCAGTATTTTATTTCACAAGGTGGAACAGATGCAGGGCGTGTTCATACATCTAATGAGGGTGTACCGAGTGCGGTGGTAGGTATTTGCTCAAGATATATCCATACACATGCAGCGATTGTTCATGTCGATGATTATGCAGCTGCAAAAGCCCTAATTGTAAATCTAGTCAAATCATGCGATCAAACCACAGTAGATAGTATTCGAAATCAAAGCTAA
- a CDS encoding DUF84 family protein: protein MRIVVGSKNPAKINAVKNACEHIRVELIGLDVPSGVSEQPFSDQETLEGAINRAKNAKEMAQVEIGIGLEGGVYEQGNQLYICNWGALCWDGGIVTAGGTRFALPEEIAVKLREGRELGPIMDEYSQERGIRYLKGAVGVFTSGWVNREEMFEHIVKTLIGQYMFRTRK, encoded by the coding sequence ATGCGAATAGTAGTGGGCTCTAAAAATCCTGCAAAAATCAATGCTGTTAAAAATGCTTGTGAACACATTCGAGTAGAATTGATTGGATTAGATGTGCCTTCGGGTGTTTCTGAACAGCCTTTCTCAGATCAGGAAACTTTAGAAGGTGCAATAAATCGAGCAAAGAATGCCAAAGAAATGGCTCAGGTTGAAATTGGTATTGGTCTTGAGGGAGGCGTCTACGAACAAGGAAATCAATTATATATTTGTAATTGGGGAGCCTTATGCTGGGATGGTGGTATTGTCACAGCGGGAGGTACAAGGTTTGCATTACCTGAGGAAATCGCAGTAAAGCTTCGAGAGGGAAGAGAATTAGGTCCAATTATGGATGAATACTCACAAGAGCGTGGAATTCGTTACTTAAAGGGAGCAGTAGGAGTCTTTACTTCTGGATGGGTAAACCGAGAGGAAATGTTCGAACATATTGTGAAAACACTTATTGGTCAATATATGTTTAGGACAAGGAAATAA
- a CDS encoding YtoQ family protein — MELVVYLAGEIHSPWRNEVKEKAKALKLPLTFVGPMENHDRSDHIGEEILGEQPNAILKDEAASKINNLRTQVLMKKADLVIALFGEKYKQWNTAMDASAAITLGKPLVLVRPAQHHHALKELSEKANVTVETINQALKVLSYIFETE; from the coding sequence ATGGAACTAGTTGTATATCTAGCTGGAGAAATTCACTCCCCATGGAGGAATGAAGTAAAGGAAAAAGCTAAAGCCTTAAAATTACCTCTAACCTTTGTTGGACCGATGGAAAACCATGATCGCTCTGATCACATTGGAGAGGAAATTTTAGGTGAACAGCCAAATGCAATTTTGAAAGATGAAGCGGCTTCCAAAATCAATAACTTACGCACACAAGTACTCATGAAGAAAGCCGATCTTGTGATTGCACTATTTGGTGAGAAGTATAAACAATGGAATACAGCAATGGATGCGAGTGCTGCCATCACTCTCGGTAAACCCCTAGTTCTTGTCCGTCCTGCTCAGCATCATCATGCCCTAAAGGAATTATCTGAAAAGGCTAATGTCACTGTTGAAACCATCAACCAAGCTCTAAAGGTTTTATCCTACATATTTGAAACAGAATAA
- a CDS encoding methyl-accepting chemotaxis protein: protein MASKVQKSFLQILNSSDAVQAASQHLAAISEETTAQANEVNHAIKQVAVGAADQSERLEEGNQLVKEVSENIIKTEGLSQIIAQNASQTEDEGKRGLQTVQDLSLTSEEFLKLANHLVVQVAQASEQSSRISSIVETIEEIAENTNLLALNAAIESARAGEAGKGFAVVASEVRKLAERSKNEARQIQELILTMNEQMEQLKQDANQFDEFKTKQASVVGQTKNAFENITTHVEGISLNIRDINWAITDIQSANEKLTEKLETIYIISEQSAGTSEEVSASSETQLDAISQVTESANELSNIASNLQQEISQFELEGNDDDESFAQEEIPTNKWQQLIRKLPDTDFRKEVVSKLKNKAQSLRKKD, encoded by the coding sequence ATGGCAAGTAAGGTACAAAAATCTTTCCTTCAAATCTTAAATTCTTCGGATGCGGTACAAGCAGCTTCACAGCACCTTGCAGCCATCTCAGAGGAAACGACTGCACAAGCAAATGAAGTAAATCATGCGATTAAACAAGTAGCGGTTGGTGCAGCAGATCAATCGGAAAGATTAGAAGAAGGAAACCAACTAGTAAAAGAAGTCTCTGAAAATATTATTAAAACAGAGGGATTAAGCCAAATTATTGCTCAAAATGCATCCCAAACAGAAGATGAGGGTAAAAGAGGACTACAGACTGTTCAAGACTTGTCCCTAACCTCTGAAGAATTCTTAAAGCTAGCTAATCATTTAGTGGTTCAAGTTGCTCAGGCATCAGAACAATCAAGCCGTATTTCTTCAATAGTCGAAACCATTGAAGAAATTGCAGAAAATACAAATTTACTTGCTCTCAATGCTGCAATTGAGTCAGCAAGGGCAGGTGAAGCTGGTAAAGGCTTCGCAGTTGTTGCAAGCGAAGTTAGAAAACTAGCTGAACGTTCTAAAAACGAAGCCCGACAAATTCAAGAGCTTATTCTTACGATGAATGAACAAATGGAACAATTAAAACAAGATGCCAACCAGTTTGATGAATTTAAAACAAAACAGGCTTCTGTCGTGGGGCAAACCAAAAATGCGTTTGAAAATATTACAACTCATGTAGAAGGCATCTCTTTAAATATCAGAGATATCAACTGGGCAATCACAGATATTCAGTCAGCAAATGAAAAACTAACTGAGAAATTAGAAACTATCTATATTATTTCGGAACAATCTGCTGGAACTTCTGAAGAAGTCAGCGCGTCCAGCGAAACACAATTAGATGCTATTTCACAAGTAACAGAATCAGCTAATGAACTTAGCAATATCGCTTCTAATCTTCAACAAGAGATTTCTCAATTTGAATTAGAAGGTAACGACGATGATGAATCATTTGCTCAAGAAGAAATACCAACAAATAAATGGCAGCAACTAATCAGAAAATTACCTGACACTGACTTTAGAAAAGAAGTAGTCAGCAAACTTAAAAACAAAGCTCAATCATTGCGCAAAAAAGATTAA
- a CDS encoding PTS sugar transporter subunit IIC, translating to MKSYLEKKGIHVSVKTYLIDALSFMALGLFSSLIIGLIIKTVGEQIANIPGFVSISEFFIELGSFAMDPKIMGAAIGVAIAYGLNAPPLVIFAAAATGGFGAVLGGPAGSYIAALFTSEFGKLVSKTTKVDIIVTPFVALVAGFLTAKFVGPGISNFMKFFGSQIEAATELRPIFMGIVVAVLMGLALTAPISSAAIAFMLDLSGVAAGAATIGCSAQMIGFAVMSYKENKVGGLFAQGLGTSMLQVPNIIRNPRILIPPTIAGALLAPLGTTLFIMENNAAGAGMGTSGLVGQIMTFTTMGFSLSVFWKVLFLHIIGPAVLTLVLSVWMRKKGWIRPNDLYINIGGERNEKTASAGRAS from the coding sequence TTGAAAAGTTATTTAGAGAAAAAAGGGATTCATGTTTCTGTTAAGACATATTTAATTGATGCTTTAAGTTTTATGGCATTAGGGTTATTCAGTTCTTTAATCATTGGACTTATTATTAAAACAGTAGGAGAACAAATCGCCAATATCCCCGGATTTGTAAGCATTAGTGAATTTTTTATTGAACTTGGTTCGTTTGCCATGGATCCAAAAATCATGGGTGCAGCGATTGGTGTTGCTATTGCTTACGGTTTGAATGCACCACCATTAGTTATTTTTGCGGCTGCTGCAACAGGGGGGTTTGGGGCAGTACTTGGTGGCCCAGCTGGAAGTTATATTGCTGCCTTATTCACCTCTGAATTTGGAAAACTTGTTAGTAAAACTACGAAGGTTGATATTATCGTTACACCCTTTGTAGCACTTGTTGCTGGTTTTTTAACTGCTAAGTTCGTAGGACCAGGTATCTCTAACTTTATGAAGTTTTTTGGTAGCCAAATTGAAGCAGCTACTGAACTGCGTCCTATTTTTATGGGGATTGTTGTCGCTGTACTAATGGGTCTTGCATTAACAGCACCAATCTCAAGTGCTGCGATTGCTTTTATGCTAGATTTAAGTGGAGTTGCAGCAGGAGCAGCAACCATTGGGTGTAGTGCTCAAATGATTGGATTTGCTGTCATGAGCTATAAAGAAAATAAGGTAGGTGGGTTATTCGCACAAGGACTAGGAACTTCCATGCTACAGGTTCCTAATATCATTAGAAATCCACGAATCTTAATACCACCTACAATTGCTGGAGCTTTGCTTGCACCTTTAGGTACGACCCTTTTTATTATGGAAAATAATGCAGCTGGTGCTGGAATGGGTACGAGTGGTTTGGTTGGACAAATTATGACGTTTACTACAATGGGGTTTAGCTTATCTGTATTTTGGAAAGTACTTTTCCTTCATATTATTGGTCCTGCGGTTCTAACTTTGGTATTATCTGTTTGGATGCGGAAAAAAGGTTGGATTCGACCTAATGACTTATATATCAATATTGGAGGAGAACGGAATGAAAAAACTGCAAGCGCAGGAAGAGCTTCATGA
- a CDS encoding thioredoxin family protein, whose product MKKLQAQEELHDFLNSGTHIFLFSADWCPDCRFIDPFMPEVEEKFSDMTFVYVDRDQFIDLCAEWEIYGIPSFVAFHNGNEVGRFVSKDRKTQEEIEAFLTQISSTLD is encoded by the coding sequence ATGAAAAAACTGCAAGCGCAGGAAGAGCTTCATGACTTTTTAAATAGTGGTACCCATATATTCCTCTTTTCAGCAGATTGGTGTCCAGATTGTCGCTTTATCGATCCATTCATGCCTGAAGTTGAAGAAAAGTTTTCGGATATGACTTTTGTATATGTGGACCGTGACCAATTTATCGACTTATGTGCTGAATGGGAAATCTACGGAATTCCTAGCTTCGTTGCTTTCCATAATGGGAATGAAGTGGGCCGTTTTGTAAGTAAAGATCGGAAAACCCAAGAAGAAATTGAGGCGTTTCTAACGCAAATTTCATCGACATTAGATTAA
- a CDS encoding DUF1444 domain-containing protein has product MNTTKMRKSLEERLNAEDRTIKFDREQDTLRIENNATGKGITVSIPSVVNKWNELKDKAIDDIVYYVNEALSVMGKEHTLASENSHIYPVIRSTSFPTESDDGIKLLYDDHTAETRVYYALDLGKSYRLIDHKWLERNNVSEPAIREMAKFNVRSLETSMKKDIVAGNTFYFVNSNDGYDASRILNDVFLRQMSEKISGTMTVSVPHQDVLIIGDIQNETGYDILAQMTMSFFTNGYVPITALSFLYQDGELEPIFILGKNKRNSDDQKS; this is encoded by the coding sequence ATGAATACGACAAAAATGCGGAAATCTCTTGAAGAGCGATTGAATGCGGAAGACCGGACTATAAAATTTGATCGTGAACAAGACACACTGCGTATTGAAAATAATGCAACCGGTAAAGGAATCACAGTATCCATTCCGTCCGTTGTGAATAAATGGAATGAGTTAAAAGACAAAGCCATCGATGACATTGTTTATTATGTGAATGAAGCTCTATCGGTTATGGGGAAAGAGCACACACTGGCTTCAGAGAACAGTCACATATACCCTGTTATTCGTTCTACTTCGTTTCCAACCGAATCTGATGATGGCATCAAATTACTTTATGATGACCATACAGCAGAAACGAGGGTGTACTATGCTCTGGATTTAGGAAAGAGCTATCGATTGATTGATCACAAGTGGCTAGAACGTAATAATGTGAGTGAACCGGCCATTCGCGAAATGGCTAAGTTTAATGTTCGTTCTCTGGAAACAAGCATGAAAAAAGATATTGTTGCAGGGAATACCTTTTACTTTGTGAATTCAAATGATGGGTATGATGCAAGTCGAATTTTGAATGACGTCTTCCTTCGTCAAATGTCTGAAAAGATAAGTGGAACCATGACCGTTTCAGTGCCCCATCAAGACGTTCTAATTATAGGAGACATCCAAAATGAAACGGGTTATGATATTTTAGCCCAAATGACTATGAGTTTCTTTACAAATGGGTATGTCCCCATAACAGCCTTATCGTTTCTTTACCAAGATGGAGAACTTGAGCCCATTTTTATTCTTGGAAAAAACAAGCGGAACTCAGATGATCAAAAGTCTTAA